Proteins co-encoded in one Arachis hypogaea cultivar Tifrunner chromosome 13, arahy.Tifrunner.gnm2.J5K5, whole genome shotgun sequence genomic window:
- the LOC112783742 gene encoding F-box protein SKIP2-like — translation MRPLRLLKLIGNKLLEDKLVLNGQNDVVCIPTFMPIIPYLFFFFFHDSFIVPFLPLLSHRPLTPQPFPPSKTSVNDEGLILILLRCVNLTWLKLRGCREITEAGMAAVGKNCKALKKLSCASCLFSIKGINAVVSRCQGLEELFVKRLRGAHNGEEVVGSGTTSVTSVCLKEIVNGQSFSPLMIGSKRLRSLKVIGCLGDWDDTLEKIGNLHAALVDVHLENIQVSDVGLVGLSKCLSLDTLHIVTIAECSNVGLNLVAENCRMLRKLHVDGWRTNRIGDDDLISVAKQCINLQEMRRHPLS, via the coding sequence ATGCGTCCGTTACGGTTGCTGAAGTTGATAGGAAACAAATTGTTGGAGGACAAATTGGTCCTTAATGGCCAAAATGATGTCGTATGCATCCCCACTTTCATGCCCATCATCCCatacctcttcttcttcttcttccatgacAGTTTCATCGTGCCCTTTCTTCCTCTCTTGTCTCATAGACCTCTCACTCCACAACCCTTTCCACCCTCCAAAACAAGTGTGAACGACGAAGGTTTGATCCTAATTTTGCTCCGGTGCGTTAACCTAACGTGGCTCAAGCTCCGTGGATGCCGTGAGATAACGGAGGCAGGAATGGCCGCTGTTGGCAAAAACTGCAAGGCGTTGAAGAAGCTATCTTGCGCTTCGTGCTTGTTCAGCATTAAGGGAATCAACGCTGTCGTTAGCCGTTGCCAAGGTTTGGAAGAACTCTTCGTTAAGCGGCTGCGTGGGGCCCACAATGGCGAGGAGGTGGTTGGTTCCGGAACGACGTCGGTGACTTCTGTTTGCTTGAAGGAGATCGTGAATGGCCAGAGCTTCTCGCCCCTTATGATTGGGTCGAAAAGGCTTCGATCTTTGAAGGTAATTGGGTGTTTGGGGGATTGGGATGACACCCTTGAGAAGATTGGGAACCTCCACGCTGCATTGGTTGATGTTCACCTTGAGAATATTCAAGTTAGCGATGTGGGTCTTGTGGGTTTGTCTAAGTGTTTGAGTTTGGACACTTTACACATTGTGACAATCGCTGAGTGCTCAAATGTGGGTCTCAATCTAGTTGCTGAGAACTGCAGGATGTTGAGGAAGCTTCACGTTGATGGGTGGAGAACCAATAGGATTGGTGATGATGATTTGATTTCTGTTGCCAAACAATGCATTAACTTGCAGGAAATGCGTCGTCATCCTCTAAGTTAG
- the LOC112792345 gene encoding sm-like protein LSM5, which produces MANNPSQLLPSELIDRCIGSKIWVIMKGDKELVGTLRGFDVYVNMVLEDVTEYEITAEGRRITKLDQILLNGNNIAILVPGGSPDPE; this is translated from the exons ATGGCTAACAATCCATCACAGTTGCTCCCCTCAG AGTTGATTGATCGGTGTATAGGTTCAAAGATATGGGTGATAATGAAAGGTGACAAGGAGCTTGTTGGCACTCTTAGAGGCTTTGATGTCTATGTTAACATGGTCCTTGAAGATGTTACTGAATA TGAGATAACCGCTGAAGGGAGACGGATAACAAAGCTTGATCAGATTTTACTTAATGGAAACAACATTGCCATT TTGGTCCCTGGTGGTTCACCTGATCCAGAATGA
- the LOC112792340 gene encoding probable starch synthase 4, chloroplastic/amyloplastic isoform X1: MASKLATCFVYRNLNQSHPNTVVRFPSSLSHGLLLPASCKMRQRSLSSQHKKQHIKKASHEQPSTDGDPQPGQDRDSEHREPSLDSLPNVNNEILSSTDTGNIDSVEKLDSPILIPETTPSAVNINGAEQAEQLSGGQLVDMLGMIQNTEKNILLLNQARIHALQDLEKILAEKEALQGEINVLETRLAETDARIEVATQEKIDVKHLEEQLEKLRSELAQSGNPEGGDTELHAHLNRFLNDEYPPSHNESIHSLTVELNSLREENASLKSAIESFKAQLNDVNNTSERVVVLEKERSSLESALKDLESKLLESQEDLSELSALRVECKDLREKVEDLQVMLDNATKQANQDITVLQQNQDLRRKLEKLEASLEEANNYKLSSDKLQKYNEEMQQKIKSLEERLQKSDEEINSYVQMYQDSAKEFQVTLSDLKEETKKRALDGPVEDMPWEFWSRLLLMIDGWSLEKKISVDDANLLREKVWKRDRRIRDTYMACEEQSENEAISAFLKLTSSATSQGLRVIHIAAEMAPVAKVGGLGDVVCGLGKALQRKGHLVEIILPKYDCMDYDRICDLRALDVVIESYFDGQLFKNKIWVGTVEGLPVYFIEPHHPHKLFWRGTYYGEHDDFKRFSYFSRAALEFLLRAGKKPDIIHCHDWQTAFVAPLYWEMYAPKGLDSARMCFTCHNFEYQGIAAASELESCGLHAHQLNRPDRMQDNSAHDKVNAVKGAVVFSNIVTTVSPTYAQEVRTAEGGHGLHSTLSSHSKKFIGILNGIDTDAWDPATDPCLEVQYNANDLQGKAENKAALRRKLGLSSADHRRPLVGCITRLVPQKGVHLIRHAIYRTLGLGGQFVLLGSSPVHHIQKEFEGIAEQFQNHDQVRLILKYDESLAHAIYAASDMFIIPSIFEPCGLTQMISMRYGAIPIVRKTGGLNDSVFDVDDDTIPPRFQNGFTFLDANEQDFNGALERAFNLYMNNPERWKQLVQKDMNIDFSWDSSAAQYEQLYSSAVARARARNLLN, encoded by the exons ATGGCTTCGAAGTTGGCAACATGCTTCGTATACCGGAACCTCAACCAGAGCCATCCCAACACGGTTGTTCGCTTTCCTTCTTCACTTTCCCATGGCCTTCTTCTTCCCGCTTCCTGCAAAATGCGCCAACGGAGTCTcag TTCCCAGCACAAGAAACAACATATCAAGAAAGCTTCTCATGAACAGCCTTCCACAGATGGAGATCCCCAACCAGGTCAAGATAGGGATTCAGAGCACAGAGAGCCTTCGTTGGATAGTCTCCCAAACGTAAACAACGAAATCTTGAGCAGTACTGATACTGGAAACATTGATTCTGTGGAGAAATTGGATAGTCCGATTTTAATACCCGAAACTACACCTTCG GCTGTAAATATAAATGGAGCAGAGCAGGCCGAACAATTGTCTGGTGGTCAACTTGTGGATATGCTAGGCATGATACAAAATACAGAGAAAA ACATCCTTCTTCTAAATCAAGCTAGAATTCATGCACTTCAGGACCTTGAAAAGATTCTTGCTGAAAAGGAAGCATTACAAGGAGAAATTAATGTCTTAGAGACGAGGTTGGCTGAGACTGATGCCCGAATTGAGGTTGCAACCCAGGAAAAGATAGATGTGAAACACTTGGAGGAACAGTTAGAGAAACTGCGCAGTGAGTTGGCTCAAAGTGGAAATCCTGAAGGAGGAGATACTGAATTGCACGCCCATCTAAATAGATTTTTGAACGATGAATACCCTCCGAGTCATAATGAAAGCATTCATTCTCTTACTGTGGAGCTTAATTCTTTGAGGGAAGAAAATGCCTCTCTGAAGAGTGCCATAGAATCATTCAAAGCTCAGCTTAATGATGTCAATAATACCAGTGAGCGTGTAGTGGTCTTGGAAAAAGAACGGTCATCTTTGGAATCTGCCCTGAAGGACTTAGAATCAAAATTACTAGAATCACAGGAAGACTTGTCAGAACTGTCTGCATTAAGAGTTGAATGCAAGGATTTACGGGAGAAGGTTGAAGATCTACAAGTGATGCTAGATAATGCAACTAAACAAGCTAATCAAGATATTACAGTGTTGCAACAAAACCAGGATCTTCGAAGAAAGCTTGAAAAATTGGAAGCATCCCTGGAAGAAGCTAATAACTATAAGCTGTCATCAGATAAATTGCAAAAGTACAATGAAGAAATGCAGCAGAAGATAAAATCATTGGAGGAACGCCTTCAAAAGTCAGATGAAGAAATAAATTCTTATGTTCAGATGTATCAAGATTCAGCGAAGGAATTTCAAGTTACACTTAGTGATCTGAAAGAAGAAACCAAGAAAAGGGCGCTGGATGGACCAGTGGAAGATATGCCATGGGAGTTTTGGAGCCGATTGTTGCTTATGATTGATGGTTGGTCACTTGAAAAGAAAATATCAGTGGATGACGCAAATCTTTTGAGAGAAAAGGTGTGGAAGAGAGACAGACGTATTAGAGACACATATATGGCTTGTGAAGAACAAAGTGAAAATGAGGCTATTTCTGCATTTCTCAAGCTTACATCATCTGCAACAAG tcagGGATTGCGTGTGATTCATATTGCAGCAGAGATGGCACCAGTTGCCAAG GTTGGTGGTTTGGGGGATGTTGTCTGTGGTCTGGGTAAAGCACTACAAAGAAAAGGACACCTTGTCGAAATTATTCTTCCCAAATATGATTGTATGGACTATGACCGAATTTGTGACTTAAGG GCTTTGGATGTGGTGATAGAGTCATACTTTGATGGTCAAttgttcaaaaataaaatctgggTTGGCACTGTTGAAG GGCTTCCTGTTTATTTCATTGAGCCCCATCATCCTCATAAGCTATTCTGGCGAGGAACTTATTATGGGGAGCACGATGATTTCAAACGCTTCTCGTACTTTAGCCGTGCAGCTCTTGAGTTTCTTCTTCGAGCTGGCAAGAAGCCAGATATCATTCATTGCCATGATTGGCAGACAGCATTTGTG GCTCCACTATATTGGGAGATGTATGCCCCAAAGGGGTTAGATTCAGCTAGGATGTGTTTTACATGCCATAACTTTGAGTATCAAGGGATTGCTGCAGCATCAGAGTTGGAATCATGTGGTCTTCATGCCCACCAGTTAAATAGACCAGATAGAATGCAGGACAACTCAGCACATGATAAAGTCAACGCTGTCAAG GGTGCAGTTGTTTTCTCAAACATTGTGACAACCGTGTCTCCTACTTATGCCCAAGAAGTGAGAACTGCTGAG GGAGGACATGGCCTCCATTCAACTCTTTCTTCCCATTCCAAGAAGTTCATTGGGATTCTTAATGGCATTGATACTGATGCATGGGATCCTGCTACTGATCCATGTCTTGAAGTCCAGTACAATGCAAATGATCTTCAAGGGAAAGCAGAGAATAAGGCAGCCTTAAGAAGAAAACTTGGTCTTTCATCCGCAGACCATAGGAGGCCATTG GTTGGCTGCATAACAAGATTGGTACCACAAAAAGGTGTTCATCTTATTAGACATGCGATATATCGAACATTGGGTCTGGGAGGGCAATTTGTTCTTCTTGGTTCCAGTCCAGTGCACCATATTCAG AAAGAATTTGAGGGCATTGCTGAGCAGTTTCAGAATCATGATCAAGTAAGGTTGATACTGAAGTATGATGAATCTCTTGCCCATGCCATTTATGCTGCTTCTGACATGTTCATCATTCCATCAATCTTTGAACCTTGTGGCCTGACACAG ATGATATCCATGAGATATGGGGCCATACCCATTGTCAGAAAAACTGGAGGCCTAAATGACAG TGTttttgatgttgatgatgataCAATACCTCCCCGATTTCAAAATGGATTTACATTTTTAGATGCTAATGAGCAG GATTTTAATGGTGCTTTAGAACGAGCATTTAACCTCTACATGAACAATCCTGAGCGTTGGAAACAACTTGTTCAGAAGGACATGAATATAGATTTCAGCTGGGATTCTTCAGCAGCTCAATACGAACAACTCTACTCAAGCGCTGTGGCTAGAGCAAGGGCGAGAAACCTGCTTAATTAA
- the LOC112792340 gene encoding probable starch synthase 4, chloroplastic/amyloplastic isoform X2 has product MASKLATCFVYRNLNQSHPNTVVRFPSSLSHGLLLPASCKMRQRSLSSQHKKQHIKKASHEQPSTDGDPQPGQDRDSEHREPSLDSLPNAVNINGAEQAEQLSGGQLVDMLGMIQNTEKNILLLNQARIHALQDLEKILAEKEALQGEINVLETRLAETDARIEVATQEKIDVKHLEEQLEKLRSELAQSGNPEGGDTELHAHLNRFLNDEYPPSHNESIHSLTVELNSLREENASLKSAIESFKAQLNDVNNTSERVVVLEKERSSLESALKDLESKLLESQEDLSELSALRVECKDLREKVEDLQVMLDNATKQANQDITVLQQNQDLRRKLEKLEASLEEANNYKLSSDKLQKYNEEMQQKIKSLEERLQKSDEEINSYVQMYQDSAKEFQVTLSDLKEETKKRALDGPVEDMPWEFWSRLLLMIDGWSLEKKISVDDANLLREKVWKRDRRIRDTYMACEEQSENEAISAFLKLTSSATSQGLRVIHIAAEMAPVAKVGGLGDVVCGLGKALQRKGHLVEIILPKYDCMDYDRICDLRALDVVIESYFDGQLFKNKIWVGTVEGLPVYFIEPHHPHKLFWRGTYYGEHDDFKRFSYFSRAALEFLLRAGKKPDIIHCHDWQTAFVAPLYWEMYAPKGLDSARMCFTCHNFEYQGIAAASELESCGLHAHQLNRPDRMQDNSAHDKVNAVKGAVVFSNIVTTVSPTYAQEVRTAEGGHGLHSTLSSHSKKFIGILNGIDTDAWDPATDPCLEVQYNANDLQGKAENKAALRRKLGLSSADHRRPLVGCITRLVPQKGVHLIRHAIYRTLGLGGQFVLLGSSPVHHIQKEFEGIAEQFQNHDQVRLILKYDESLAHAIYAASDMFIIPSIFEPCGLTQMISMRYGAIPIVRKTGGLNDSVFDVDDDTIPPRFQNGFTFLDANEQDFNGALERAFNLYMNNPERWKQLVQKDMNIDFSWDSSAAQYEQLYSSAVARARARNLLN; this is encoded by the exons ATGGCTTCGAAGTTGGCAACATGCTTCGTATACCGGAACCTCAACCAGAGCCATCCCAACACGGTTGTTCGCTTTCCTTCTTCACTTTCCCATGGCCTTCTTCTTCCCGCTTCCTGCAAAATGCGCCAACGGAGTCTcag TTCCCAGCACAAGAAACAACATATCAAGAAAGCTTCTCATGAACAGCCTTCCACAGATGGAGATCCCCAACCAGGTCAAGATAGGGATTCAGAGCACAGAGAGCCTTCGTTGGATAGTCTCCCAAAC GCTGTAAATATAAATGGAGCAGAGCAGGCCGAACAATTGTCTGGTGGTCAACTTGTGGATATGCTAGGCATGATACAAAATACAGAGAAAA ACATCCTTCTTCTAAATCAAGCTAGAATTCATGCACTTCAGGACCTTGAAAAGATTCTTGCTGAAAAGGAAGCATTACAAGGAGAAATTAATGTCTTAGAGACGAGGTTGGCTGAGACTGATGCCCGAATTGAGGTTGCAACCCAGGAAAAGATAGATGTGAAACACTTGGAGGAACAGTTAGAGAAACTGCGCAGTGAGTTGGCTCAAAGTGGAAATCCTGAAGGAGGAGATACTGAATTGCACGCCCATCTAAATAGATTTTTGAACGATGAATACCCTCCGAGTCATAATGAAAGCATTCATTCTCTTACTGTGGAGCTTAATTCTTTGAGGGAAGAAAATGCCTCTCTGAAGAGTGCCATAGAATCATTCAAAGCTCAGCTTAATGATGTCAATAATACCAGTGAGCGTGTAGTGGTCTTGGAAAAAGAACGGTCATCTTTGGAATCTGCCCTGAAGGACTTAGAATCAAAATTACTAGAATCACAGGAAGACTTGTCAGAACTGTCTGCATTAAGAGTTGAATGCAAGGATTTACGGGAGAAGGTTGAAGATCTACAAGTGATGCTAGATAATGCAACTAAACAAGCTAATCAAGATATTACAGTGTTGCAACAAAACCAGGATCTTCGAAGAAAGCTTGAAAAATTGGAAGCATCCCTGGAAGAAGCTAATAACTATAAGCTGTCATCAGATAAATTGCAAAAGTACAATGAAGAAATGCAGCAGAAGATAAAATCATTGGAGGAACGCCTTCAAAAGTCAGATGAAGAAATAAATTCTTATGTTCAGATGTATCAAGATTCAGCGAAGGAATTTCAAGTTACACTTAGTGATCTGAAAGAAGAAACCAAGAAAAGGGCGCTGGATGGACCAGTGGAAGATATGCCATGGGAGTTTTGGAGCCGATTGTTGCTTATGATTGATGGTTGGTCACTTGAAAAGAAAATATCAGTGGATGACGCAAATCTTTTGAGAGAAAAGGTGTGGAAGAGAGACAGACGTATTAGAGACACATATATGGCTTGTGAAGAACAAAGTGAAAATGAGGCTATTTCTGCATTTCTCAAGCTTACATCATCTGCAACAAG tcagGGATTGCGTGTGATTCATATTGCAGCAGAGATGGCACCAGTTGCCAAG GTTGGTGGTTTGGGGGATGTTGTCTGTGGTCTGGGTAAAGCACTACAAAGAAAAGGACACCTTGTCGAAATTATTCTTCCCAAATATGATTGTATGGACTATGACCGAATTTGTGACTTAAGG GCTTTGGATGTGGTGATAGAGTCATACTTTGATGGTCAAttgttcaaaaataaaatctgggTTGGCACTGTTGAAG GGCTTCCTGTTTATTTCATTGAGCCCCATCATCCTCATAAGCTATTCTGGCGAGGAACTTATTATGGGGAGCACGATGATTTCAAACGCTTCTCGTACTTTAGCCGTGCAGCTCTTGAGTTTCTTCTTCGAGCTGGCAAGAAGCCAGATATCATTCATTGCCATGATTGGCAGACAGCATTTGTG GCTCCACTATATTGGGAGATGTATGCCCCAAAGGGGTTAGATTCAGCTAGGATGTGTTTTACATGCCATAACTTTGAGTATCAAGGGATTGCTGCAGCATCAGAGTTGGAATCATGTGGTCTTCATGCCCACCAGTTAAATAGACCAGATAGAATGCAGGACAACTCAGCACATGATAAAGTCAACGCTGTCAAG GGTGCAGTTGTTTTCTCAAACATTGTGACAACCGTGTCTCCTACTTATGCCCAAGAAGTGAGAACTGCTGAG GGAGGACATGGCCTCCATTCAACTCTTTCTTCCCATTCCAAGAAGTTCATTGGGATTCTTAATGGCATTGATACTGATGCATGGGATCCTGCTACTGATCCATGTCTTGAAGTCCAGTACAATGCAAATGATCTTCAAGGGAAAGCAGAGAATAAGGCAGCCTTAAGAAGAAAACTTGGTCTTTCATCCGCAGACCATAGGAGGCCATTG GTTGGCTGCATAACAAGATTGGTACCACAAAAAGGTGTTCATCTTATTAGACATGCGATATATCGAACATTGGGTCTGGGAGGGCAATTTGTTCTTCTTGGTTCCAGTCCAGTGCACCATATTCAG AAAGAATTTGAGGGCATTGCTGAGCAGTTTCAGAATCATGATCAAGTAAGGTTGATACTGAAGTATGATGAATCTCTTGCCCATGCCATTTATGCTGCTTCTGACATGTTCATCATTCCATCAATCTTTGAACCTTGTGGCCTGACACAG ATGATATCCATGAGATATGGGGCCATACCCATTGTCAGAAAAACTGGAGGCCTAAATGACAG TGTttttgatgttgatgatgataCAATACCTCCCCGATTTCAAAATGGATTTACATTTTTAGATGCTAATGAGCAG GATTTTAATGGTGCTTTAGAACGAGCATTTAACCTCTACATGAACAATCCTGAGCGTTGGAAACAACTTGTTCAGAAGGACATGAATATAGATTTCAGCTGGGATTCTTCAGCAGCTCAATACGAACAACTCTACTCAAGCGCTGTGGCTAGAGCAAGGGCGAGAAACCTGCTTAATTAA
- the LOC112792342 gene encoding pentatricopeptide repeat-containing protein At3g14730 yields the protein MNVTRIQRVVLLNNQCRRCFSTSTCFDIATCIASLQSCAHHANLSKGKELHLYAIKSGYLASPLVVTSLINMYSKCTLMSNAFKVFNYPIDLDKNVFAYNAVIAGFVGNGLSLDGFLVYKRMRHLGVTPDKYTFPCVIRACVEDLEVKKIHGLLFKFGLELDVFVGSALVNTYMKFGLVMDAHEVFEELPVRDLVLWNSMLNGYAQVGLFEEALEAFRRMRKNGVVACRFTVTGVLSIFSVIGDLCNGRAVHGFVMKMGYDSSVVVSNALIDMYGKCKCITDALGVFEMMDEKDIFTWNSIISAHECCDDHYGTLRLFDRMLGNKVQPDLVTITAVLPACTHLAALMHGREIHGFMIVNGLGKDGSNNGFDDVLLKNALMDMYAKCGNMRDARMVFNKMREKDVASWNIMITGYGMHGYGDEALDTFSRMCQAQMVPNEISFVGLLSACNHAGMVEEGLEFLAVMESKYGVSPSIEHYTCVIDMLSRAGKLTEAYELVRTMPYQADPVGWRSLLAACRLHKDPDLAEIAASKVIELEPDHCGNYVLMANVYGVAGRYEEVSEVRYAMREQNVKKSPGCSWIELINGLHVFVTGDRTHPQTEIIYSGLNSLATVMHEYGYVPLI from the coding sequence ATGAATGTAACTAGAATCCAAAGAGTTGTTCTCCTCAACAACCAATGCCGTCGCTGTTTCTCGACATCAACCTGCTTCGACATAGCAACTTGCATTGCGTCCCTTCAGTCATGTGCCCACCATGCCAACCTCTCCAAAGGCAAGGAGCTCCATTTGTATGCAATCAAAAGCGGGTATCTTGCATCGCCGCTTGTCGTAACCAGCCTCATTAACATGTACTCGAAGTGCACCCTCATGAGCAATGCCTTCAAGGTCTTCAACTACCCTATCGATCTTGATAAGAATGTCTTCGCCTACAATGCTGTCATTGCTGGATTTGTTGGGAATGGGCTTTCCCTTGATGGCTTCTTGGTTTACAAGCGAATGCGCCATCTGGGTGTCACTCCGGATAAGTACACATTCCCGTGTGTGATCAGAGCCTGTGTGGAGGATTTAGAGGTTAAGAAGATTCATGGATTGTTGTTTAAGTTTGGATTGGAGTTGGATGTGTTTGTAGGGAGTGCTCTGGTTAATACTTATATGAAATTTGGgttggtgatggatgcacatgaGGTGTTTGAGGAATTGCCTGTTAGAGATTTGGTACTTTGGAACTCAATGCTCAATGGGTATGCACAAGTTGGGCTGTTTGAGGAGGCTCTGGAGGCATTTAGGAGGATGAGGAAGAATGGAGTGGTTGCTTGTAGGTTTACTGTTACAGGtgttttatctattttttctgTGATTGGAGACCTTTGCAATGGAAGAGCTGTTCATGGATTTGTGATGAAAATGGGTTATGATTCCAGTGTGGTTGTTTCGAATGCACTGATTGATATGTATGGGAAATGCAAATGCATTACTGATGCCTTGGGTGTTTTTGAGATGATGGACGAGAAGGATATCTTTACATGGAACTCAATCATCTCTGCTCATGAATGTTGCGATGATCATTATGGAACTTTGAGGCTCTTTGATAGGATGCTGGGAAACAAGGTTCAACCTGACTTGGTCACAATTACGGCAGTGCTTCCGGCTTGTACTCATCTAGCAGCCTTGATGCATGGTAGAGAGATACATGGGTTTATGATTGTAAATGGGTTGGGAAAAGATGGAAGCAACAATGGTTTTGATGATGTTCTGTTGAAAAATGCTCTGATGGACATGTATGCCAAATGTGGAAATATGAGGGATGCTCGCATGGTTTTCAATAAAATGAGAGAAAAGGATGTGGCCTCATGGAACATAATGATCACTGGTTATGGAATGCATGGCTATGGTGATGAGGCACTGGACACAttttctcgtatgtgtcaagctCAGATGGTGCCTAATGAAATTAGTTTTGTTGGATTGTTATCCGCATGCAACCATGCCGGCATGGTGGAAGAGGGGCTTGAGTTTCTAGCCGTAATGGAATCAAAATATGGCGTCTCACCATCCATTGAACACTACACCTGCGTGATTGACATGCTCAGTCGAGCTGGAAAGCTCACGGAGGCATATGAGTTGGTACGAACAATGCCCTATCAAGCTGATCCTGTAGGATGGAGGTCTTTGCTGGCAGCATGCCGTCTCCATAAGGACCCGGACTTGGCTGAGATTGCTGCGAGCAAGGTGATTGAACTTGAACCGGACCATTGTGGGAACTATGTATTGATGGCAAATGTTTACGGAGTTGCTGGTCGATATGAAGAAGTATCAGAGGTGAGATATGCAATGAGGGAACAGAATGTGAAGAAGAGTCCAGGGTGTAGCTGGATTGAGCTCATAAATGGCTTGCATGTTTTTGTAACAGGTGATAGGACCCATCCCCAAACAGAAATAATTTATTCTGGTTTAAATTCATTGGCAACAGTTATGCATGAGTATGGATATGTCCCATTGATCTAG
- the LOC112792344 gene encoding probable purine permease 10: protein MQAPFHLCFSQASCFDMRESQEVQLCVEDYAVNETKPVESNDLLNQIDQPMNGFLNHADKPMNGFLNNADQPIIKHQRSYRRWFLITLYSVFVLSGQAAATLLGRLYYDKGGNSKWMGSLVQVVGFPILLPYYCITTRKTPSRDSILPNPSASALALVYVSLGLLVALTSYLESLGLAHLPASTFALITSSRLAFNAFFSFFLNSVKFTPYLINSLVLLTLSPTLLAFQPENEISSGNSKHNYVLGFIASVAGSAAYGLLLSLTQLSFLKVLKRNTIRVLMDVIVYESLVATIVTLVGLFASGEGNKLHTEIEEYEMGKVSYLLTLSFSAICWNFFNIGCVGLIFETSSLLSNSIVVLGLPIIPILAVFVFHDIMHGIKAISLVLAVWGFLSYLYQYYLDDKSSNTDHILNTSTLEDINDQFGKA from the exons ATGCAAGCTCCCTTTCATCTGTGTTTCTCACAAGCTAGTTGTTTTGACATGAGAGAATCTCAGGAAGTGCAACTCTGCGTGGAGG ATTATGCAGTGAATGAAACAAAACCAGTGGAGAGTAATGATTTGCTCAACCAGATTGATCAACCAATGAATGGTTTTCTCAACCATGCAGATAAACCAATGAATGGTTTTCTCAACAACGCAGATCAACCAATAATCAAACATCAAAGAAGTTATCGTCGTTGGTTCCTCATAACTCTCTATTCAGTATTTGTCTTGTCCGGCCAGGCTGCTGCTACACTCCTGGGAAGGTTGTACTATGACAAAGGCGGAAATAGCAAATGGATGGGATCACTTGTCCAGGTTGTTGGGTTCCCTATTCTGCTGCCATATTACTGCATCACAACACGAAAAACTCCCAGCAGAGACAGCATTCTTCCAAACCCATCTGCCTCAGCTTTAGCACTTGTCTATGTCTCCCTTGGTCTACTTGTGGCATTGACCAGTTACTTGGAGTCATTGGGGCTAGCACACCTTCCTGCTTCCACTTTTGCACTCATTACCTCATCCCGGTTGGCTTTCaatgcctttttctcttttttcctcaACTCAGTGAAGTTTACACCTTACCTTATAAATTCTCTAGTCCTTCTAACTCTCTCTCCCACCCTACTTGCCTTTCAACCTGAAAATGAAATTTCCAGTGGGAACTCTAAGCATAATTATGTGCTAGGATTCATAGCTTCAGTGGCTGGATCGGCTGCGTATGGATTGTTACTTTCCCTTACACAGCTTTCATTtctgaaggttttgaaaagaaataCTATCAGAGTTCTTATGGATGTGATAGTATACGAATCCCTTGTGGCCACCATTGTTACTCTTGTGGGACTATTTGCTAGTGGAGAGGGAAATAAGCTGCATACAGAAATAGAGGAGTATGAGATGGGGAAAGTATCTTATCTGCTAACTCTCAGTTTCTCAGCAATATGTTGGAATTTCTTTAACATTGGTTGTGTGGGGCTGATTTTCGAGACGTCTTCCCTCTTATCCAATTCCATAGTCGTTTTGGGTTTGCCTATCATTCCGATTTTGGCAGTGTTCGTTTTTCATGACATAATGCATGGAATAAAGGCCATCTCTTTGGTGCTAGCTGTTTGGGGCTTTCTGTCATACCTTTATCAGTACTACCTGGATGACAAGAGCTCCAATACTGATCATATTCTCAATACTTCAACATTAGAAGACATTAATGATCAATTTGGGAAGGCTTGA